GACCGCGTACAGCAGATGCCGCCACGAGCTGCCGCTCTTGAGCACCGCGCCCATCCACGAGAACGGCGAGTTCTTCGCAGGCCGCAGCGGCGCCGGGGCGGCCACCTGGAGCCCGAGCAGCCCGCGCGCCCGCGCACGCTCCAGTGCGCCGAATCCGCGCAGCGCGAACAGGCCGAGCGCGAGCACCGGGATGCCGAGGAAGGTCACGAGCAGCCCGACCCCGAGCGCGAACATGGTCACCGCGAAGCTGAACACCACCACCGAGATCGGCAGCCCGACCACCTGGTAGCCCAGCTCCCGCAGCGTCCGCCCCTCGACAGGCGCGCGCAGCACCGCGGGGACCCGGTGCCGGGCCCCGCCCGCCGGACCGACCCCGGACCCGTCCGCCGCGCCGAACCCATGCCCGCGGCCGTACCCCTGTCCGTACTCGCTGGACATCGCTCACTTCCGTTTCTTCCCTGGCCGGTGCGCTCCTGGCCTGGCCGCTTCACTCCCGGCCGTCGCCCGTCGACCGGCCCACTCCACAGTCCTCCCGGACGCGGCCGCGGACCATGCGGTGCGTCGGTCTCTTCGGCCGGGGGTTTTCCCTACCCCCGCCGGACGTCGTCCCGCGTGGGCTCCTCGACGCGGTCCCGCCACGGCAGTTCGGCCGTGACGGTGGTCGGCCCGCCCTCGGGGGAGTCGATGACGAACAGACCGTCCACCGCCCCGAGCCGGTCGGCGAGACCGGCCATGCCCGTACCGCCGTCCAGATTCGCCCCGCCCCGGCCGTTGTCCGAGACCTGGATGAGCAGCCGGTCCTCGGACCGCCACACATCCACCGTCGCCGCGCTCGCGCCGCTGTGCTTGCTGATGTTCTGCAGCAGTTCGGAGACCGTGAAGTACGCGATGCCCTCGATCGCCGCCACCGGACGGCTCGGCAGCGAGGCCGTGACCGTCACCGGCACGGTGCAGCGCGAGGCCACCGAGGACAGCGCGGCGTCCAGGCCCCGGTCGGTGAGGACGGCCGGGTGGATGCCGCGGGCCAGATCGCGCAGCTCCTGAAGGGCGAGCTTCACCTCGCCGTGCGCCTCGTCCACCATCTGGGCCGCCCCGTCGGGGTCCTCCAGAAGCTTCTCCTTGGCCAGGCCGAGGCCCATGGCCAGATTCACCAGGCGGGCCTGGGCGCCGTCGTGCAGATCGCGTTCGATACGGCGCAGATCGGCGGCCGCGGTGTCCACGACCACACCCCGGTCCGACTCCAGTTCGGCGATCCGCCGCTCCAACTCGTCCGAGGGCGAGAGCAGTCCCCGGATGAGCATCCGGTCGACGTTGCTGAGCCCGCGCGCCAGGAACGGCAGCACCGGCCACAGCACGAACAGCGAGACGAGTACGAGGGCGAACGTCAGCACACCCCACGGCAGCCGGATGAACTCGTACAGCATCGTCCGCCAGGCCACCGTGTCCTTGAGCTGGGCCCACAGGCGGGTCAGGAACTCCTGGTCACGGCGCGGCAGCGGGCTCGGCTCGTCGATCCGCAGCCCGAGCAGCTTCCGCGCCCGCGCCCGCTCCGCCTTGCCGAGCTGCCGGGCCCCGAGCAGGCCGAGCGCCAGCAGCGGCAGACCGATCAGGGTCACCGTCAGGAACGCGCCGGTGGACAGCACCGTCACCGCGTACACGAACCCGATCAGCGCCGTCGGCAGGTTCAGCAGGAGATGCGCGATCTCCTTCCAGGTGAAGGCGTCGAAGGCGAAGCGTGGCTGCGGCGGACGGTCCTGGCCGTCCGCCTCGCCGCTCCGTGTCGTGGTGAGCGTGCGTGCGGTCATGGCGGACAGCCTGCCCGGCCGCGCGCCGCGGCGCCATGAGGTGCACCGGCCGGTTCAGCTGGGGTTAACCCCACCCTTCCCGGCCACCGGCGGTGCGCCTTCCCGCGCACCGGCCGGTACCGCTTCCCGCTCACCGGCCGGCAGCGCTTCCCGCTCACCGCCGTACCTGCTCCGGCCCACCGGCCCGATTCCGCCCGCCACTTGACGCCGCACTTGACGACCCGCCTGACGTCCCGCTCGACGCCACGCGGCGGACGCGCGCCGAAGTACCCCGGTCGCGACCCCCTGCCGCCACCCCTGCCACCCGCGAGCGGGCCGTCCCCCGCCCAGGTGTGCCCATCTCCCGGACCAGCACGTGAGACGGCCTGCTTACCCTGCCCTTAGCAGGGCCTAGACTCCCGTGCGTACAGGTTGTCGGACAGATCGAGCGCGGGCGCGAGAGCGCCGGGCCGAGGAGCGAGGAGCGGACGTGCAGGAACCGACCGTTCTCGCCGCAGGCTATTTCGCGTCGTATTCGACCGTCGGGCTGCTCGCCCTGGTCGGCGTGCTGTTCGTGGCCGTCGCCTTCGGCGCGAACCGGCTGCTGCGGCCGATGGTGCCGACCCCCGAGAAGCTGCTCACCTACGAGTGCGGCGTCGACCCGGTCGGCGAGGGCTGGGCGCACACCCAGGTCCGCTACTACGTGTACGCCTTCCTCTACGTGATCTTCGCCGTCGACTCGATCTTCCTGTTCCCCTGGGCGACGGTCTTCGCCGCGCCCGCCTTCGGCGCCGCCACCCTGGTCGAGATGTTCGTCTTCCTCGGCTTCCTCGCCATAGGGCTGCTCTACGCCTGGAAGAAGGGAGTCCTCTCATGGATGTGACCGAAACCCCGGGCGCCGGGGCGGCCGGGAACGCCGCACCCCACGGCGCCACCGCACAGGACCTGCCCGACCCGGTACGCGTCCCGGCCACCGGCCGCGGCAAACTCGGCGTGCTCTCGCGGCTCGCGCCCGAGCCGATGAAGGTGGTCCTCAACTGGGGCCGCCGCTACAGCCTCTGGGTCTTCAACTTCGGACTCGCCTGCTGCGCCATCGAGTTCATCGCCGCCTCCATGGCACGGCACGACTTCATCCGGCTCGGCGTCATCCCGTTCGCGCCGGGCCCGCGCCAGGCCGACCTGATGATCGTCTCCGGCACGGTCACCGACAAGATGGCCCCGGCGGTCAAGCGGCTCTACGAGCAGATGCCCGAGCCCAAGTACGTGATCTCCTTCGGCGCCTGCTCCAACTGCGGCGGCCCGTACTGGGACTCGTACTCGGTGACCAAGGGCG
This is a stretch of genomic DNA from Streptomyces sp. NA04227. It encodes these proteins:
- a CDS encoding sensor histidine kinase, whose protein sequence is MTARTLTTTRSGEADGQDRPPQPRFAFDAFTWKEIAHLLLNLPTALIGFVYAVTVLSTGAFLTVTLIGLPLLALGLLGARQLGKAERARARKLLGLRIDEPSPLPRRDQEFLTRLWAQLKDTVAWRTMLYEFIRLPWGVLTFALVLVSLFVLWPVLPFLARGLSNVDRMLIRGLLSPSDELERRIAELESDRGVVVDTAAADLRRIERDLHDGAQARLVNLAMGLGLAKEKLLEDPDGAAQMVDEAHGEVKLALQELRDLARGIHPAVLTDRGLDAALSSVASRCTVPVTVTASLPSRPVAAIEGIAYFTVSELLQNISKHSGASAATVDVWRSEDRLLIQVSDNGRGGANLDGGTGMAGLADRLGAVDGLFVIDSPEGGPTTVTAELPWRDRVEEPTRDDVRRG
- a CDS encoding NADH-quinone oxidoreductase subunit A, whose translation is MQEPTVLAAGYFASYSTVGLLALVGVLFVAVAFGANRLLRPMVPTPEKLLTYECGVDPVGEGWAHTQVRYYVYAFLYVIFAVDSIFLFPWATVFAAPAFGAATLVEMFVFLGFLAIGLLYAWKKGVLSWM
- a CDS encoding NADH-quinone oxidoreductase subunit B codes for the protein MDVTETPGAGAAGNAAPHGATAQDLPDPVRVPATGRGKLGVLSRLAPEPMKVVLNWGRRYSLWVFNFGLACCAIEFIAASMARHDFIRLGVIPFAPGPRQADLMIVSGTVTDKMAPAVKRLYEQMPEPKYVISFGACSNCGGPYWDSYSVTKGVDQIIPVDVYVPGCPPRPEALLQGILKLQEKIAEESLRDRYGKRAATARPSTAQLQSGLVKPPVPGEGDR